From Serinicoccus profundi, the proteins below share one genomic window:
- a CDS encoding VOC family protein: protein MSTRDSYAAGTPCWIDLMTADVDAATGFYTSLFDWTAQDSHGEDGTRIYTNFLREGQVVAGMSGQPPEMAEAGMPPVWSTYVATEDLDATVATVEQAGGSVLMPTMDVMDAGRMAIVGDPGGAAISLWQAGSHQGADVCNETNTWAGTSC, encoded by the coding sequence ATGTCCACCCGTGACAGCTACGCCGCAGGCACCCCCTGCTGGATCGACCTCATGACCGCGGACGTCGACGCCGCGACGGGGTTCTACACCTCGCTCTTCGACTGGACGGCGCAGGACAGCCACGGCGAGGACGGCACCCGGATCTACACCAACTTCCTGCGCGAGGGTCAGGTCGTGGCGGGGATGAGCGGTCAGCCGCCGGAGATGGCCGAGGCCGGTATGCCTCCCGTCTGGAGCACCTATGTCGCCACCGAGGACCTCGACGCCACCGTCGCCACGGTCGAGCAGGCCGGTGGGAGCGTGCTCATGCCGACCATGGACGTCATGGACGCCGGCCGGATGGCCATCGTCGGCGATCCCGGCGGCGCCGCGATCAGCCTGTGGCAGGCGGGGAGCCACCAGGGAGCAGACGTGTGCAACGAGACCAACACCTGGGCTGGAACGAGCTGCTGA